A genomic region of Thermocrinis sp. contains the following coding sequences:
- a CDS encoding molybdenum cofactor biosynthesis protein MoaE, whose translation MIPRIYLGVEWFGVDKVLSSYDVPADCGANVVFLGIAREDNGVKELHYEAFPEMAIKVMQEIRQEAFDKFPVKEIFVHHRLGVVKVGEPSFMVVVYGGHREETFSACRYVVDEVKKRVPIWKKEVFANGKAEWVLGA comes from the coding sequence ATGATACCTAGAATCTATTTGGGTGTGGAATGGTTTGGGGTGGATAAAGTGCTTTCTTCTTACGATGTGCCTGCAGACTGCGGGGCAAACGTGGTGTTTTTGGGTATAGCCAGGGAAGATAACGGAGTTAAAGAACTTCACTATGAGGCGTTTCCTGAGATGGCTATAAAGGTTATGCAGGAAATAAGGCAGGAGGCTTTTGATAAGTTTCCCGTTAAAGAGATCTTTGTTCATCATAGACTGGGTGTGGTAAAGGTAGGAGAGCCCTCTTTCATGGTGGTAGTCTACGGTGGGCATAGAGAAGAGACCTTCTCAGCCTGTAGGTATGTGGTGGACGAAGTTAAAAAAAGGGTACCTATTTGGAAAAAGGAAGTTTTTGCCAATGGAAAGGCGGAGTGGGTTTTGGGAGCATAA
- the pyrF gene encoding orotidine-5'-phosphate decarboxylase has translation MPKLCIALDTDYDRAVELIKALKNKPIIFKVGYKLFISYHRRITDLIKREGFELFLDLKLNDIPNTIKDGVMSAAELGADYLTVHITSGKEALEEAVKVAKGIKLLGVTLLTSLEEDHVKGWGVCISKEDYILNLASLALSCGIEGLVCSGKELPLLKSKFNFFAVVPGVRLYGEPQDDQKRVVGIEEAIKNGADMIVMGRSILKAEDPIRKVEEILALL, from the coding sequence ATGCCAAAACTTTGTATAGCATTAGATACAGATTACGACAGAGCCGTTGAGCTTATAAAAGCCCTTAAAAATAAACCGATCATTTTTAAAGTAGGTTATAAGCTTTTTATATCTTATCACAGAAGGATAACAGACTTAATAAAACGAGAAGGTTTTGAACTCTTCTTAGACCTAAAGCTTAATGACATACCAAATACTATAAAAGACGGCGTTATGTCTGCGGCGGAATTGGGAGCTGATTATCTCACAGTTCATATAACCTCGGGAAAAGAGGCATTGGAAGAGGCGGTAAAAGTGGCAAAGGGTATTAAACTTTTGGGTGTGACCCTGCTTACCAGCTTAGAAGAAGATCATGTGAAGGGGTGGGGAGTGTGTATCTCTAAGGAGGATTACATACTAAATTTAGCCTCTTTGGCTCTAAGTTGTGGCATTGAAGGCTTAGTGTGCTCGGGTAAAGAGCTTCCTCTACTCAAATCCAAATTCAACTTTTTTGCGGTTGTTCCGGGAGTAAGACTTTATGGAGAGCCACAGGATGACCAAAAGAGGGTAGTAGGAATTGAAGAAGCTATAAAAAATGGAGCAGATATGATAGTAATGGGGAGGAGTATTTTAAAGGCTGAAGATCCTATCAGGAAGGTTGAAGAAATTCTTGCTTTACTATAA
- a CDS encoding ABC transporter ATP-binding protein produces the protein MEAIIRLKNIKKRIASEEILKGIDLEISEGEFVSIVGASGSGKSSLLYIMGLLDKPSEGEVFFERKKIINLQDKELAYLRNRKIGFVFQFHYLVQELSVLDNIILPALKSGLSQTESRKRALELLERLGLKGKENRKPYQISGGEMQRAAIARALINKPKLILADEPTGNLDSTNTQKVMEIFKEINENGTTIVMVTHELDLAKQTKRIVEVRDGVIVKQEFLQPS, from the coding sequence ATGGAAGCTATCATAAGGCTGAAAAACATCAAAAAGAGGATAGCTTCTGAAGAGATACTTAAAGGGATTGATTTAGAAATTTCTGAAGGGGAGTTTGTATCTATAGTGGGTGCATCTGGGTCTGGAAAGAGCTCCCTTTTATACATAATGGGACTGTTGGATAAACCTTCTGAAGGGGAAGTTTTTTTTGAACGTAAAAAGATAATTAACCTTCAAGACAAGGAATTAGCATACTTAAGAAATAGGAAAATAGGCTTTGTTTTCCAGTTCCATTATCTTGTGCAGGAGTTGAGTGTGTTAGACAATATAATCCTACCAGCTTTGAAAAGCGGTTTATCACAAACTGAATCAAGAAAGAGGGCTCTGGAGTTGCTGGAAAGATTAGGGCTCAAAGGTAAAGAGAACAGAAAACCTTACCAAATTTCTGGTGGCGAGATGCAAAGGGCGGCTATAGCCAGAGCTCTTATAAACAAACCAAAATTGATTTTGGCAGACGAACCTACGGGAAATTTAGATTCAACCAACACCCAGAAAGTAATGGAAATTTTCAAGGAAATAAACGAGAACGGCACAACAATAGTTATGGTAACTCACGAGTTAGATTTGGCAAAGCAAACTAAACGTATTGTGGAAGTTAGAGACGGGGTTATAGTAAAGCAAGAATTTCTTCAACCTTCCTGA
- the ruvX gene encoding Holliday junction resolvase RuvX — protein sequence MKVLSVDWGSKKIGLALGDTRLKLAIPLKSLKNGEGVFRDLLSIIKQHSIDVVLVGLPLTPSGKEGQRALEVRKFAQELKKLLPEEVSVEFWDERYTTEEAYRLMANAGETKKRELKDSLSAYVILMEFLESV from the coding sequence TTGAAGGTCTTAAGCGTAGACTGGGGAAGTAAGAAAATAGGTCTTGCTTTAGGGGATACGCGCCTAAAGTTAGCCATACCTCTTAAGTCGCTTAAAAACGGGGAAGGGGTTTTTCGAGATTTACTAAGTATAATAAAACAGCACAGTATAGATGTTGTCCTTGTTGGTCTTCCTCTCACACCCAGCGGTAAAGAAGGTCAGAGGGCTCTGGAAGTAAGGAAGTTTGCTCAGGAGCTCAAAAAACTCTTACCAGAGGAAGTGTCCGTTGAATTTTGGGACGAACGCTACACTACAGAAGAAGCTTACAGGTTAATGGCAAACGCAGGTGAAACTAAGAAAAGAGAGCTCAAGGACTCCCTTTCCGCATATGTGATTTTAATGGAGTTTCTTGAAAGTGTATGA
- a CDS encoding GspE/PulE family protein — translation MDEFKLLEFFSRIGYITKEQVAKALSSKEKDEDIVSTLLRLGFLDDNKLLDFYKRYASNKLWKGNPQDVKLPAEILNKLPQNILRKHLIAPVGYEDNKLIVVMTNPFNQSAINELRFASKIDNILPYASSKKVVEDILNKLFPPEGTILEEIGETGDIEIEATEVELSPDILGKEVSEVPIVRLANFIIREAVNVGASDIHIEPQEKKLIVRYRVDGVLRIFHEFPVHIKDAVAARFKIMSNMDISEKRRPQDGRIRVKISGKKIDLRVSTVPTVYGEKIVMRIQEAEKYLNVKLDDLGFEPDDLQKFRKAIWTPWGMILVTGPTGSGKTTTLYAALMERNHPDVNIMTAEDPVEVSIPGLNQVQINERIGLTFASALRAFLRQDPDIILIGEIRDAETAEIGIRASLTGHLVFSTLHTNDASSSITRLIDMGIEPFLVGSSLILVVAQRLVRKLCPNCKIQDDTPREALLRLGVLKSMDEKIAIYKAKPGGCEQCNGTGYRGRIAVFEILEVDEEMRKLIVKGATAEDIRDLAKKKGMRTLYEAGIVKVRKGITDIAEVERVLAK, via the coding sequence ATGGATGAATTTAAACTTCTGGAGTTCTTTAGTAGAATAGGTTACATAACTAAGGAACAGGTTGCAAAAGCCCTGTCTTCTAAAGAAAAGGACGAGGATATCGTAAGCACACTTTTAAGGCTTGGTTTTCTGGATGATAATAAACTTTTGGATTTTTACAAAAGATACGCATCTAACAAGCTATGGAAAGGCAATCCACAGGATGTAAAGCTACCTGCTGAAATACTGAACAAACTGCCTCAGAACATACTAAGAAAACACTTGATAGCTCCTGTTGGTTATGAAGATAACAAGCTTATCGTGGTTATGACAAACCCATTTAATCAATCTGCAATAAATGAGCTCAGGTTTGCTAGTAAGATTGACAACATACTGCCCTATGCAAGTTCAAAAAAGGTTGTAGAGGACATTCTTAATAAGCTATTTCCACCGGAGGGGACAATTCTTGAAGAAATAGGTGAAACAGGTGATATTGAAATAGAAGCAACAGAAGTTGAGCTGTCTCCTGATATTTTAGGGAAAGAAGTATCTGAGGTACCAATTGTAAGGCTGGCTAATTTTATTATAAGGGAAGCGGTGAACGTAGGAGCGTCGGATATACACATAGAACCTCAAGAAAAAAAGTTAATAGTTAGATACAGAGTAGACGGAGTATTAAGAATATTTCACGAATTCCCGGTGCATATAAAAGATGCGGTTGCTGCAAGGTTTAAGATAATGTCAAATATGGATATATCAGAAAAACGCAGACCTCAAGATGGTAGGATAAGGGTAAAGATCAGTGGTAAAAAGATAGACCTCAGGGTCTCCACTGTCCCCACGGTTTATGGTGAAAAGATAGTTATGAGGATTCAAGAGGCAGAAAAGTATCTCAATGTAAAACTGGACGATCTTGGTTTTGAACCTGATGACTTGCAGAAGTTTAGAAAGGCTATATGGACTCCTTGGGGTATGATACTTGTTACTGGTCCTACGGGATCTGGAAAAACCACTACTTTGTATGCCGCACTGATGGAAAGAAACCATCCAGATGTTAACATAATGACCGCAGAGGACCCGGTGGAGGTTTCTATTCCTGGATTAAACCAAGTGCAGATAAACGAAAGAATAGGACTCACTTTTGCCTCGGCGTTAAGAGCTTTTTTAAGACAAGATCCAGACATAATACTAATAGGAGAGATAAGAGACGCTGAAACAGCAGAAATAGGTATAAGGGCATCTCTTACTGGGCATTTAGTATTTTCTACTTTGCATACCAACGATGCATCCTCTTCTATAACTAGACTTATTGATATGGGTATAGAACCCTTTTTAGTGGGTTCTTCTCTAATACTTGTAGTTGCTCAAAGATTGGTAAGAAAACTGTGCCCTAACTGTAAAATCCAAGATGATACTCCGAGGGAAGCATTGTTAAGATTGGGTGTGCTGAAAAGTATGGATGAAAAGATTGCTATCTATAAGGCAAAACCCGGTGGATGTGAGCAATGTAATGGTACAGGCTACAGAGGAAGGATTGCAGTTTTTGAAATTCTAGAAGTGGATGAAGAAATGAGAAAACTTATTGTCAAAGGTGCTACTGCTGAAGATATAAGGGATTTGGCAAAAAAGAAGGGTATGAGGACACTGTATGAAGCCGGGATAGTTAAAGTGCGTAAAGGTATAACGGATATAGCGGAGGTGGAGAGAGTTTTAGCAAAGTGA
- the mltG gene encoding endolytic transglycosylase MltG has protein sequence MRYLKIFAPLGLIFVFLIYTFLPVKTNKTVEISYGKRSLDVGTLLYKEGILRSPLSFMAIHVLVRGKLEAGEYEFSGLVFPWDVYLKISRGQKKLYKITIPEGYDIYDIANTLEKHSICKAEDFIKLANSPDTAKKYGLRTYTIEGFLFPDTYYFSKNTHPIKIIDTMFRNFLRRTESLRAQLDGKKLTLEEWVIIASMIEKETGTDEERSLVSSVIHNRVKKNMPLQIDPTVIYALKRRGEWNRWLTRKHLQLEDPYNTYYYKGLPPSPICNPGIKSLEAALNPAKTNYLYFVSMGNGRHVFSSSYEEHLKNIAMYRK, from the coding sequence ATGAGGTACTTGAAGATTTTTGCACCTTTGGGTTTGATTTTTGTTTTTCTAATATACACTTTCCTGCCTGTTAAAACGAATAAGACTGTGGAAATATCCTACGGCAAGAGAAGCCTGGACGTAGGCACGCTGCTTTACAAGGAAGGTATTCTTAGAAGCCCTTTATCTTTTATGGCCATTCACGTTCTTGTAAGAGGTAAGCTTGAAGCGGGTGAGTATGAATTTAGCGGTTTGGTGTTTCCGTGGGATGTTTATTTGAAAATAAGCAGAGGTCAAAAAAAGCTTTACAAAATAACCATACCTGAAGGATACGATATATACGATATAGCAAATACGTTGGAAAAACATTCAATATGCAAAGCGGAAGACTTTATCAAGCTTGCCAATTCTCCAGATACGGCAAAAAAGTATGGATTAAGAACTTACACCATTGAGGGCTTTTTATTTCCAGACACATATTACTTTTCCAAAAACACCCATCCCATAAAAATCATAGATACCATGTTTAGAAACTTTCTCAGAAGAACTGAGTCCTTGAGAGCCCAGCTTGATGGAAAAAAACTAACATTAGAGGAGTGGGTGATTATTGCATCCATGATAGAAAAGGAAACAGGAACGGATGAGGAAAGATCCCTAGTATCGTCGGTTATACACAATAGAGTGAAGAAAAATATGCCACTACAGATAGACCCAACGGTTATATACGCTTTAAAAAGAAGGGGTGAGTGGAATCGGTGGCTTACAAGAAAACATCTTCAGTTGGAGGATCCATACAATACGTACTATTACAAAGGTTTGCCACCATCTCCTATATGCAACCCAGGAATAAAGTCCTTGGAGGCTGCCCTAAATCCGGCAAAAACCAATTACTTATACTTCGTTTCTATGGGAAACGGTAGGCATGTGTTTAGTTCCAGCTATGAGGAGCACTTGAAAAATATTGCCATGTACAGAAAATAA
- a CDS encoding DUF2892 domain-containing protein, which produces MEKNLATWDRAVRVVLGLILIYLAFTNGGLWWILGIIGLVLIGTAITGFCLLYKVVGFRTG; this is translated from the coding sequence ATGGAGAAGAATTTAGCAACATGGGACAGAGCTGTAAGAGTTGTTTTGGGGCTTATACTTATTTACCTTGCCTTTACTAACGGTGGTCTCTGGTGGATACTTGGAATAATTGGGCTTGTGTTAATAGGGACAGCTATTACAGGCTTTTGTCTACTCTACAAGGTAGTTGGTTTCAGGACCGGTTGA
- the panB gene encoding 3-methyl-2-oxobutanoate hydroxymethyltransferase, which produces MITVRTLFRKKENKEKITMISTYDYLSAKLCDQVGIDCILVGDSLGMVFQGKNSTLEVTLEEMIYHTKAVRRGVKEAFVIADMPFMSYQVSLEKALENCGKVIKEARANAVKLEGGEEIADLVYKLVSIGIPVVGHIGFTPQKINTIGGYRVVGREEEGERVKKDFKILEEAGAFMIVLETVPSSLAREITEGAKSITIGIGAGPYCDGQVLVFHDLVGLVEEIKPKFVRRYLNGAELFRKALSQFKEDVEKGRFPTEGESYG; this is translated from the coding sequence ATGATTACCGTTCGAACTCTCTTTAGGAAGAAGGAAAATAAGGAAAAAATAACAATGATCTCAACTTACGACTATCTTTCTGCCAAACTTTGCGATCAGGTTGGTATTGATTGTATTTTGGTGGGTGATTCGTTAGGAATGGTTTTTCAAGGAAAAAATTCTACCTTAGAGGTGACCTTAGAAGAGATGATCTATCACACAAAAGCTGTTAGAAGAGGGGTTAAAGAGGCTTTTGTTATAGCCGATATGCCTTTTATGAGTTATCAAGTGAGTTTAGAAAAAGCCCTGGAAAACTGTGGTAAGGTGATTAAGGAAGCTAGGGCAAACGCCGTTAAGTTGGAAGGAGGTGAGGAGATTGCAGACTTGGTTTACAAACTGGTAAGTATAGGCATTCCCGTAGTGGGACATATAGGATTTACTCCTCAAAAGATAAACACCATAGGTGGTTACAGAGTAGTTGGCAGGGAGGAAGAGGGTGAAAGAGTTAAAAAAGATTTTAAAATTTTAGAAGAGGCTGGAGCGTTTATGATTGTGCTTGAGACAGTTCCTTCTTCCCTTGCCAGAGAGATAACAGAAGGTGCTAAGTCTATAACCATAGGAATAGGGGCTGGACCATACTGTGACGGGCAAGTGCTTGTTTTCCACGACCTGGTAGGCTTGGTAGAGGAGATAAAGCCGAAGTTTGTGAGAAGGTATTTAAACGGAGCAGAATTGTTTAGAAAAGCTCTAAGCCAGTTTAAAGAAGACGTAGAAAAAGGGCGCTTCCCCACAGAAGGAGAAAGCTATGGATGA